The nucleotide window TGGACTCAGGAAGCAACTGACGCCCGTGAGCCGCTGCTGAACTTCTTCCTGGAGCGCTACCAGCAGGCCTACAAGTCCGAACTGGACGCCTTTGTTGCAGCTCTGGTGCAAGAGAAGCCGCTGCCGGTTACTCCTTCTGACGGCCTCCAGGCCCTGCGCCTGGCTGATGCCTGTGTCGAGTCCGTAAGCACTGGTCGCGCTGTAAAGCTTTGATTGACGACGGGCGCCTTCGGGCGCCCGATTTCGTGAGATAGGAGAACAACGATGTCGCTGAATCTGAATGGCAAACCACTGGGCGTCGCTTGCCTGGGTATCACCCACCCGCATACTTCGGGACGCGTCAAAGCCTTCAAGCGGATCCCAGGCGTTCGCTTCCTCGGCGCCTATGACGACAGCCCGCTGCTGCAGCCGTTCGTTGATGCGCTTGAGCTCGAGGCTCGCACCAAGGACGAAATCCTGGCCGACCCTGATGTTCACGTAGTGCTGGTTCACCCGAAGAGCTACCTGATGGCCGATTGGGCAATTGAAGCCCTGGAAGCAGGTAAGGCTGTGCTGTGTGAGAAACCAGCCGGTCGTGGGCCGCAGGACACCCAGCGCATCGTCGAGGCCGTTGAGCGTACCGGAGGTCTGTTCCAGGTCGGCTACTGCTGGAGGTTCGCGCCTTCGGTGGAAAAAATGCAGCAGGTTCTCGAGAGCGGTGAGATCGGCAAGGTACTTCAAGTGCGTGCCCATGCCGGCTGCTCCCATGATGAAGCTGATACCAACCACATGAAGCAGCCAGGTGACCGTGGCGGTGCGTTCTATGTGATTGGTTGCCACACCATCGACCGGATCCTCCTGCACTTCGGCATGCCTCGCTCCGTCAACGCCCGCATTAGCAAGTTCGCTGGCCAGATGAGCGATTCTGCTCGTGAAGATGCGGCTGCCGCTGTTCTGAACTACGACGACAAGATGGTCACCATCGACTTCATGTCGTGGGATCCGATGCCGTGGACTGAAACCTGGGACATCACTGCCTACGGTACCCATGGTGTGATGCATTCCACTCCAATGCCGGCGTCCTACAAGCTGTACCACGACGGCAAAAATGGCCATCCGCAAGGTTGGACTCACTGGAATGAAACCAGCTTCCCCGAAATCTGGGCGGTACGCAAAACCGTGTACTCCCCCGAGATCGCTGAAATCGGTAATCCGGTGTACTTCGACCGTGAAGCTGCGGCGTTCGTCCAGGCCTTGCAGAACGGTACTCCGTCGCAAGTGCCAGCTAGCCAGGCTCACAACATCAACATCCTGCTGGAAGCAATTTTTGAGTCCTCCGATAAAGCAGGTCAGGAAGTTAAGCTCGGCTAAGTAGTTACTCGCTCCACCTTGCTGTACCGCCCCCGCAATGGGGGCGGTTCTGAGTAAAAAGAAAAATAATT belongs to Pseudomonas putida NBRC 14164 and includes:
- a CDS encoding Gfo/Idh/MocA family protein, with the protein product MSLNLNGKPLGVACLGITHPHTSGRVKAFKRIPGVRFLGAYDDSPLLQPFVDALELEARTKDEILADPDVHVVLVHPKSYLMADWAIEALEAGKAVLCEKPAGRGPQDTQRIVEAVERTGGLFQVGYCWRFAPSVEKMQQVLESGEIGKVLQVRAHAGCSHDEADTNHMKQPGDRGGAFYVIGCHTIDRILLHFGMPRSVNARISKFAGQMSDSAREDAAAAVLNYDDKMVTIDFMSWDPMPWTETWDITAYGTHGVMHSTPMPASYKLYHDGKNGHPQGWTHWNETSFPEIWAVRKTVYSPEIAEIGNPVYFDREAAAFVQALQNGTPSQVPASQAHNINILLEAIFESSDKAGQEVKLG